From Acomys russatus chromosome 2, mAcoRus1.1, whole genome shotgun sequence, one genomic window encodes:
- the Cdh17 gene encoding cadherin-17 — protein sequence MASVRLHSLCLLTLYLTSGHGQEGKFSGPLKPMTFSIFEGEEPSQIIFQFKANPPAVAFELSGETDGIFTIEKDGLLYHTQALDRETRAVHHLQLAALDSHGTIVEGPVPITIEVKDINDNRPMFLQTKYEGSVRQNSRPGKPFMYVNATDLDDPATPNGQLFYQIAIQLPSINNVMYFQINNKTGAISLTREGALELDPVKNPFYNLVVSVKDMGGQSENSFIDTTSVDIIVRENIWKAPEPVEIAENSTDPHPIKITQVQWNDPGALYSLVDKEKLPQFPFSIDQEGNIYVTQPLDREEKDAYVFFATAKDETGKLLSYPLDVHVKVTDINDNPPTCLSTMTIFEVQENEKLGNFIGTFIAHDMDEANTANSILKYKLVDQSPKVPSDGLFLIQEYEGKVQLAKHSLKKQDNPQYNLTIEVSDKDFMTLCPVQVNIIDINDQIPIFERSDYGDKTLPEDTAIGSTILIIQATDADEAFTGSSRILYKVVQGDAEGRLEIDTDPQTNAGYVKIKKPLDFETEPVMNIVFKAENPEPLVDSVEYNASSFASFNLTVTDVNEAPVFPQKIFQAEVSEDAATGTKVGNVSARDPEGLAVSYSLRDNKRGWLKIDSVTGEIFSTAPLDRETESVYRVQVVATEIGGSLSSTAYFHLALRDVNDNPPRLAKEYTGLFFCHPLSAPGSLIFEATDDDQQSLWRPQFTFALGRESLQSDWEVSKINGTHARLSTKHTRFEEKVYEVPVRVNDGGRPPMEGTVSLSVTFCQCVEGSCFRPAGSQDGIPTVGMAVGILLTTFLVIGIILAVVFIRIKKDKVENPQSPDARPLKS from the exons TTTAAGGCCAACCCTCCAGCTGTGGCTTTTGAACTATCGGGGGAGACGGATGGTATATTTACAATAGAAAAAGATGGATTACTGTATCACACACAAGCCCTGGACCGAGAGACAAGAGCAGTTCACCATCTCCAG CTTGCGGCCCTGGATTCTCATGGAACTATAGTGGAGGGCCCAGTTCCCATCACCATAGAGGTCAAGGACATCAATGACAACCGGCCGATGTTTCTCCAGACAAAATATGAAGGCTCAGTGAGGCAGAACTCTCGCCCAG GAAAGCCTTTCATGTACGTCAATGCTACAGACCTGGATGATCCCGCTACTCCCAACGGCCAGCTTTTTTATCAAATTGCTATCCAGCTTCCCAGTATCAACAATGTTATGTACTTTCAGATCAATAACAAAACAGGGGCAATATCACTGACCCGGGAAG GAGCCTTGGAATTGGACCCAGTTAAGAATCCTTTTTACAACCTGGTGGTCTCAGTGAAGGACATGGGGGGCCAGAGTGAGAATTCCTTCATTGATACCACATCTGTGGATATCATTGTGAGAGAGAACATCTGGAAAGCGCCAGAACCTGTGGAGATTGCAGAGAACTCGACCGACCCTCACCCCATCAAAATCACCCAG GTGCAGTGGAACGACCCCGGGGCCCTGTATTCCTTGGTTGACAAGGAGAAGCTGCCACAGTTCCCATTCTCAATTGACCAAGAAGGAAATATTTATGTGACTCAGCCTTTGGACCGAGAGGAAAAGGACGCG TATGTTTTCTTTGCAACTGCCAAGGATGAGACTGGGAAGCTGCTTTCATACCCACTGGACGTTCATGTGAAAGTTACTGACATTAATGACAACCCGCCGACATGTCTGTCCACAATGACTATATTTGAAGTCCAGGAGAACGAGAAACTGG GGAACTTCATTGGAACCTTTATTGCCCATGACATGGATGAAGCAAACACTGCCAACAGTATTTTGAAGTATAAACTTGTAGACCAAAGCCCCAAAGTTCCCTCTGATGGACTCTTTCTCATTCAAGAGTATGAGGGAAAGGTCCAGTTAGCTAAACACTCCTTGAAGAAGCAAGACAATCCTCAGTACAACTTGACCATAGAGGTGTCTGACAAAG ATTTCATGACCCTCTGTCCTGTGCAAGTCAACATTATTGATATCAATGACCAGATCCCCATCTTTGAAAGATCAGAC tATGGAGACAAGACTCTTCCTGAAGACACAGCCATTGGATCCACCATCTTAATCATCCAAGCTACAGATGCCGATGAGGCGTTCACGGGGAGCTCTAGGATCCTGTACAAGGTTGTACAGGGAGATGCCGAGGGAAGACTGGAAATTGACACAGATCCTCAGACCAATGCAGGATATGTCAAGATCAAAAAG CCTCTTGACTTTGAAACTGAACCAGTTATGAACATTGTGTTCAAAGCAGAAAACCCCGAGCCATTGGTGGACAGCGTAGAGTACAATGCCAGTTCTTTCGCCTCATTCAACCTGACGGTGACGGATGTGAACGAAGCACCTGTATTTCCCCAAAAAATATTCCAGGCAGAAGTCAGCGAAGATGCTGCTACAGGCACTAAAGTGGGCAACGTGAGCGCCAGGGATCCTGAAGGCCTGGCTGTGAG TTATTCACTGAGAGACAACAAGAGGGGTTGGCTTAAAATCGACTCGGTCACTGGTGAGATCTTTAGCACGGCTCCGCTGGACAGGGAAACAGAAAGTGTGTATCGGGTACAAGTGGTGGCCACTGAAATAG GTGGGTCTTTGAGTTCCACGGCATATTTCCACCTGGCCCTTAGAGACGTGAATGACAACCCCCCTCGCCTAGCTAAGGAGTACACGGGCTTATTCTTCTGCCATCCCCTCAGTGCCCCTGGGAGTCTCATCTTTGAGGCTACTGATGACGACCAGCAGTCGCTCTGGAGGCCCCAGTTTACATTCGCCCTTGGCAGAGAAAGCTTACAAAGTGACTGGGAAGTTTCCAAAATCAATG GCACTCATGCTCGACTCTCCACCAAGCACACGCGCTTTGAGGAAAAAGTTTATGAAGTCCCAGTCCGCGTCAACGATGGGGGGAGGCCACCAATGGAAGGGACTGTCTCCTTGTCAG TTACTTTCTGCCAGTGTGTGGAAGGAAGCTGTTTCCGGCCAGCAGGCAGCCAGGATGGGATACCCACTGTGGGCATGGCAGTTGGTATACTTCTAACCACTTTCCTGGTCATTG GTATAATTTTAGCAGTTGTATTCATCCgcataaagaaagataaagttgAAAACCCTCAGTCCCCTGATGCTAGGCCTCTGAAAAGCTGA